In the genome of Phacochoerus africanus isolate WHEZ1 chromosome 10, ROS_Pafr_v1, whole genome shotgun sequence, one region contains:
- the LOC125137407 gene encoding tripartite motif-containing protein 60-like, whose protein sequence is MAQAASLAQLQAEASCPICLDYLRDPVTTDCGHNFCHSCLLQRWEGLQGDFPCPVCLQHCPDRSLRRNTQLCHMVDVVKQLPNTRRKRKRQEEKPLCEKHHQVLSLFCEEDLELLCPQCKISSHHGGHLVVPMEPAAACHRKKLKGSIEFLTKHLEEADKALEIQTSKAYHLMEEVANQRSKLQVEVEHMKHFLGKMHDDIHFRLLKEEKGVQDEIIEKNNQISGHISMLKTLLDDINDKRVQPDTNLLMGIEKVHSTFENLESPAGFSYELNKEILTLPPQYFGLHKMISKFQEYLTLDAKTAHGSLILSQDGKTATFQRRKQNRAHQSKAFTSHPAVLGSEGFDAGRHFWQVKGRGLGELSLGVCKESFPRNVPIPPTPDNGCWKIQVWATTPDTGASGNSCHIGVFLDYELGEVSFYNLFDRSNLYTFSAIFTGKLMPYFSVCPFATSLKLRLVEDEV, encoded by the coding sequence ATGGCCCAGGCAGCCTCCCTGGCACAGCTCCAAGCAGAAGCCAGCTGCCCCATCTGCCTGGATTACCTGCGAGACCCAGTGACCACTGACTGTGGGCACAACTTCTGTCACTCGTGCCTCCTCCAGCGCTGGGAGGGTCTGCAGGGTGACTTTCCCTGTCCTGTGTGCCTCCAGCACTGCCCTGACAGGAGCCTCAGGAGGAACACCCAGCTCTGTCACATGGTTGATGTTGTGAAGCAGCTTCCCAACACAAGGCGCAAGAGGAAGCGGCAGGAAGAGAAACCGCTATGTGAGAAGCACCATCAGGTTCTCAGCCTGTTTTGTGAGGAGGACCTGGAGCTGCTGTGTCCCCAATGCAAGATCTCTTCTCACCATGGTGGGCACCTCGTGGTGCCCATGGAACCAGCTGCAGCCTGTCACAGGAAGAAGCTCAAAGGCTCCATCGAATTCCTTACAAAGCATCTTGAAGAGGCTGATAAGGCATTAGAAATCCAAACCTCAAAAGCATATCACTTGATGGAGGAGGTAGCGAATCAAAGGAGCAAACTGCAAGTGGAAGTTGAACATATGAAGCATTTCTTGGGTAAGATGCATGATGACATTCATTTCAGGTTACTAAAGGAAGAGAAGGGTGTTCAAGAtgaaataattgagaaaaataaccaaatatcAGGCCACATATCCATGTTGAAAACTCTGCTTGATGACATAAACGATAAACGTGTGCAGCCTGACACAAATTTACTGATGGGCATTGAAAAGGTCCACAGCACATTTGAAAACCTGGAGAGCCCAGCAGGCTTTTCCTATGAATTAAACAAGGAGATTCTCACTCTCCCCCCACAATATTTTGGCCTGCACAAAATGATCAGTAAATTTCAGGAATATCTGACACTTGATGCTAAAACTGCTCACGGCAGTCTCATCCTTTCACAAGATGGGAAAACAGCAACATTTCAAAGGAGGAAACAAAACCGAGCTCATCAATCCAAGGCCTTTACTTCTCACCCAGCTGTTTTGGGTTCTGAGGGATTTGATGCTGGCAGGCATTTTTGGCAGGTGAAAGGAAGAGGCCTGGGTGAATTGTCCTTAGGTGTGTGTAAAGAATCTTTCCCCAGAAATGTTCCTATACCACCAACCCCAGACAATGGCTGCTGGAAAATTCAGGTCTGGGCTACTACACCTGACACAGGGGCTTCAGGCAACTCCTGTCACATTGGTGTTTTTCTGGACTATGAGTTGGGAGAAGTTTCTTTTTACAACTTGTTTGATAGATCTAATTTATATACATTCAGTGCCATTTTTACAGGAAAACTTATGCCCTACTTCtctgtttgtccttttgccaCATCACTTAAACTAAGACTAGTTGAAGATGAGGTCTGA
- the LOC125137408 gene encoding tripartite motif-containing protein 60-like, with product MAQAASLAQLQAETSCPICLDYLRDPVTTDCGHNFCHSCILQRWEGLQGDFPCPVCLQHCPDRSLRRNTQLCHMVDVVKQLPNTEGEGKQQEEKPLCEKHHQVLSLFCEEDLELLCPQCQVSCDHQDHHLVPMEQAAACHRKRLKGSIEPLKKQLEEADMALDMQVSKSYELLWRVEHKRRNLHRDVEHIKHFFEREHNEIHVRLLNEESDVKDKIIGSEHQISEQESTLKSLLSEITGRCVQPDLDLLTGIERIHSTYENLESPAGFSYELKKEIFPLPPQYFGLHKMISTFQEYLTLDAETAHCSLIISQDGKTATFQGLEPNSVHKSKAFTSHPAVLGSEGFNAGRHFWQVEGRGLGELSLGVCKESFPRNVPIPPTPDNGCWQIQLRATTPGTGDSGNSCRVGVFLDYELGEVSFYDLYKRSPLYLYSAIFTGKLMPYFSVGSSSTSVTLNLVEDEV from the coding sequence ATGGCCCAGGCAGCCTCCCTGGCACAGCTCCAAGCAGAAACCAGCTGCCCCATCTGCCTGGATTACCTGCGAGACCCAGTGACCACTGACTGTGGGCACAACTTCTGTCACTCGTGCATCCTCCAGCGCTGGGAGGGCCTGCAGGGCGACTTCCCCTGTCCTGTGTGCCTCCAGCACTGCCCTGACAGGAGCCTCAGGAGGAACACCCAGCTCTGTCACATGGTTGATGTTGTGAAGCAGCTTCCCAACACGGAAGGTGAGGGGAAGCAGCAGGAAGAGAAACCGCTATGTGAGAAGCACCATCAGGTTCTCAGCCTGTTTTGTGAGGAGGACCTGGAgctgctgtgtccccagtgccAGGTCTCCTGTGACCACCAGGATCACCACCTGGTGCCCATGGAACAGGCTGCAGCCTGTCATAGGAAGAGGCTCAAAGGCTCCATTGAGCCCCTGAAAAAGCAGTTAGAAGAGGCTGATATGGCATTAGACATGCAAGTCTCAAAATCATATGAGTTGCTGTGGAGGGTGgagcataaaaggagaaatttacacAGAGATGTTGAACACATTAAGCATTTCTTTGAAAGAGAGCACAATGAAATTCATGTTAGGTTACTAAATGAAGAGAGTGatgttaaagataaaataattgggAGTGAACACCAAATATCAGAGCAGGAATCCACATTAAAAAGTCTGCTTAGTGAAATAACTGGTAGGTGTGTGCAACCTGACCTGGATTTACTGACAGGCATTGAAAGGATCCACAGCACATATGAAAACCTGGAGAGCCCAGCAGGCTTCTCCTATGAATTAAAGAAGGAGATTTTCCCTCTGCCCCCACAATATTTTGGCCTGCACAAGATGATTAGTACATTTCAGGAATATCTGACACTTGATGCTGAAACTGCTCACTGCAGTCTCATCATTTCACAAGATGGGAAAACAGCAACATTTCAAGGCTTGGAACCCAACTCTGTTCATAAATCCAAGGCCTTTACTTCTCACCCAGCTGTCTTGGGTTCTGAGGGATTTAATGCTGGCAGGCATTTTTGGCAGGTTGAAGGAAGAGGCCTGGGTGAATTGTCCTTAGGTGTGTGTAAAGAATCTTTCCCCAGAAATGTTCCTATACCACCAACCCCAGACAATGGCTGCTGGCAAATTCAACTCAGGGCAACTACACCTGGCACGGGGGATTCAGGAAACTCCTGTCGGGTTGGTGTTTTTCTAGACTATGAGTTGGGAGAagtttctttttatgatttgTATAAAAGATCTCCTTTATATTTATACAGTGCCATTTTTACAGGAAAACTTATGCCCTACTTCTCTGTTGGATCTTCTTCCACATCAGTTACATTGAATCTAGTTGAAGATGAGGTCTGA